A portion of the Mesoplasma entomophilum genome contains these proteins:
- a CDS encoding glycoside hydrolase family 1 protein: MEEIKVKFIKDDFLWGGATAASQIEGAYNIDGKSLTLLEMKEFKPLKDRANNHFKITDKSDFLKAIENKEGLHYPKRFGIDFYSRYKEDIALFKEAGMNVYRMSIAWARIYPNGDDQKPNEKGLNFYKNVLNECKEKNIKVMVTMSHFDIPYSIVEKYGGWLNRKTIDLFLKYAETLFTEFCDMVDYWLPFNEINMATWSTETGLGVFESTFKTKNERDSASYQGLHNQFIAQAKVIELGKKLCPSAKFGCMVANITTYSLNCNPINEIENLTRQQKTRWFFYDVVARGKYPTYIKRYFEEENINIQMEKDDVEILEKNVVDFISFSYYMSATVAVEEGEKTAGNLIFGGKNPYLKASEWGWQIDPIGLRITLNELWDRYQKPLFIAENGIGVLETLNDQNTVEDNYRIEYLSEHFKQINEAIKDGVDVFGYTMWTPIDVVSASTNEMSKRYGMIFVDYDDYHNGTGNRFKKKSFDWFQNFMKNKEL, from the coding sequence ATGGAGGAAATTAAAGTGAAATTTATAAAAGATGATTTTCTATGAGGTGGAGCAACAGCAGCCTCTCAAATAGAAGGTGCTTATAATATAGATGGAAAAAGTTTAACACTACTTGAAATGAAAGAATTCAAACCTTTAAAGGACAGAGCGAATAATCACTTTAAAATAACTGATAAATCAGATTTTTTAAAAGCTATTGAAAATAAAGAGGGATTGCACTACCCTAAAAGATTTGGTATAGATTTTTATAGTAGATACAAAGAAGATATAGCACTTTTTAAAGAAGCAGGAATGAATGTATATAGAATGTCAATAGCATGAGCAAGAATTTATCCAAATGGGGATGATCAAAAACCAAATGAAAAAGGTTTAAATTTTTATAAAAATGTTTTAAACGAATGTAAAGAAAAAAACATAAAAGTTATGGTTACAATGTCACACTTTGACATACCTTATTCTATAGTTGAAAAATATGGTGGATGATTAAATAGAAAAACAATAGATTTATTCTTAAAATATGCCGAAACTTTATTTACTGAATTCTGTGATATGGTTGACTACTGATTACCTTTTAATGAAATCAATATGGCAACTTGAAGTACAGAAACAGGATTAGGAGTTTTTGAGTCGACATTTAAAACTAAAAATGAAAGGGATAGTGCATCCTATCAAGGCTTACATAATCAATTCATTGCACAAGCAAAAGTTATTGAATTAGGAAAAAAACTTTGTCCATCAGCTAAATTCGGTTGTATGGTAGCAAATATCACAACTTATTCATTAAATTGTAACCCAATCAATGAAATTGAAAATTTAACTAGACAACAAAAAACAAGATGATTCTTTTATGACGTAGTTGCTAGAGGTAAATATCCAACTTACATTAAAAGATATTTTGAAGAAGAGAATATAAACATACAAATGGAAAAAGATGATGTAGAAATATTAGAAAAAAACGTAGTTGATTTCATTTCATTTAGTTATTATATGTCAGCAACAGTAGCAGTTGAAGAAGGAGAAAAAACAGCAGGAAATTTAATTTTTGGTGGCAAAAACCCATATTTAAAAGCTTCAGAGTGAGGATGACAAATTGATCCAATTGGTTTAAGAATAACATTGAATGAATTATGAGATAGATACCAAAAACCATTGTTTATTGCAGAAAATGGTATTGGTGTTTTAGAAACATTAAATGATCAAAACACAGTTGAAGATAATTATAGAATTGAATATCTGTCAGAGCATTTTAAACAAATAAATGAAGCTATTAAAGATGGTGTAGATGTGTTTGGATACACAATGTGAACACCAATTGATGTTGTAAGTGCTTCTACTAATGAAATGTCAAAACGTTATGGAATGATATTTGTGGATTATGATGATTATCATAATGGTACAGGAAATAGATTTAAAAAGAAATCATTTGATTGATTCCAAAACTTTATGAAAAACAAGGAACTTTAA
- the glpO gene encoding type 2 glycerol-3-phosphate oxidase — translation MNKYDICIIGAGIIGSSIARELSKYNKKIIVLESNLKVGLETSTGNSGLVHGGFDPTPGKLNAKLNVLGKKKYEDWISQMEFPFVRIDSLVVGFDDLDLEHINMLYKRGLINGLNPDEIKILTRKEVLEKEPNISPEVKGALLCNSSIAVDPVVLTETLMKNAIKNGVELKLNSKVIAISKQNNLFEIEIENGEKINSQIIINVAGHYADVISKMAGHHEFDLVTKRGEYRVLEKTEAGIVNSVVFMVPTIHGKGIIVAPTLDGHVLVGPTSEDFVPKNETRLITKSKYDLIGDIGKKLIPNINMNKTCLSFSGSRPIEPKNDDFWIKPAANDNSFINVAGMKSPGLSSAPAIADLVIELVMKTTKLEEKSNWDPIQRNPLIHK, via the coding sequence ATGAATAAATATGATATTTGTATAATTGGTGCAGGAATAATTGGTTCTTCTATTGCTAGAGAACTTTCAAAATATAATAAAAAAATTATTGTACTTGAATCTAATTTGAAAGTTGGATTAGAAACAAGCACAGGTAATTCAGGATTAGTTCATGGCGGGTTCGACCCAACTCCTGGAAAGCTTAATGCCAAATTAAATGTATTAGGTAAAAAAAAATATGAAGATTGAATTTCACAAATGGAATTTCCTTTTGTAAGAATAGATTCACTAGTTGTTGGTTTTGATGATTTAGATTTAGAACACATAAATATGTTGTACAAACGAGGACTAATAAATGGGTTAAATCCTGATGAAATAAAAATTTTAACAAGGAAAGAAGTTTTAGAAAAAGAGCCAAATATTTCTCCTGAAGTTAAAGGAGCTCTACTTTGTAATTCATCAATTGCAGTAGATCCTGTCGTGCTAACTGAAACGCTTATGAAAAACGCAATTAAAAATGGAGTTGAATTAAAATTAAACTCAAAGGTTATTGCTATTTCTAAGCAAAATAATTTATTTGAAATAGAAATTGAAAACGGAGAGAAAATAAATTCTCAAATTATTATAAATGTTGCAGGTCATTACGCTGATGTTATTAGTAAAATGGCCGGACATCATGAATTTGATCTTGTTACAAAACGCGGTGAGTACAGAGTTTTAGAAAAAACTGAAGCGGGAATTGTAAATTCTGTTGTATTTATGGTTCCTACAATACATGGTAAAGGTATTATTGTAGCTCCTACATTAGATGGACATGTTTTAGTTGGACCAACTAGTGAAGATTTTGTGCCAAAAAATGAAACAAGATTAATAACAAAAAGTAAATATGATTTAATTGGGGATATTGGTAAAAAATTGATACCTAACATAAATATGAATAAAACATGTCTTAGTTTTTCAGGAAGTAGACCAATAGAACCTAAGAATGACGATTTTTGAATAAAACCTGCCGCAAATGATAATTCATTTATAAATGTAGCTGGTATGAAATCACCCGGTCTTTCTTCCGCTCCCGCAATTGCAGATTTAGTTATTGAACTAGTCATGAAAACAACAAAGCTAGAAGAAAAATCAAATTGAGATCCTATTCAAAGGAATCCATTAATACATAAATAA
- the glpK gene encoding glycerol kinase GlpK, whose protein sequence is MEKYIITLDEGTTSARSLVTNKKGDIIAVDQMEFTQHFPREGWVEHDAIEIWNTQRTTLIQVLNKSGISPSQIEGIGITNQRETVVVWNRESGLPIYNAIVWQDQRTADYCEKFGRKELDLIRDKTGLIINPYFSGTKVKWILDNVKGARELAKEGKLMFGTINTWLIYRLTGGKVFVTDHTNAQRTLFYNIHTNDWDDELLDLFNVPKNMLPEIKSCSEIYGETFKGLLSKNDETQFKICSSIGDQQSALFGQLCLNPGQTKITYGTGCFILMNTGENKIMSTHGLLTTIGVAIGDKITYALEGSVMVAGAAVQWLRDNLRIVYNAIETEWYAGQVNDDRRIYVVPSFTGLGSPYWDSYSRGAIFGLDRGTKREHIVRATLEAIAYQANDVISAMQKDIKRPLGEIKVDGGASNNKFMMQFQADISRSKVIKPINVETTAMGAAYLAGLAVGYWENIDDIKSNYKIDFELTSKISEEESKKLIKGWNSAVQRTFGWIKEIE, encoded by the coding sequence ATGGAAAAATATATTATAACTTTAGATGAAGGAACAACAAGTGCTCGTTCACTTGTTACTAATAAAAAGGGGGATATTATTGCAGTTGATCAAATGGAATTTACTCAACACTTTCCACGAGAAGGTTGAGTAGAACATGATGCAATTGAAATTTGAAATACTCAAAGAACAACGCTTATACAAGTCTTAAATAAATCAGGAATTAGTCCTTCTCAAATTGAAGGAATCGGAATAACAAATCAAAGAGAAACAGTTGTTGTTTGAAATAGGGAATCAGGTTTGCCTATATATAATGCCATTGTTTGACAAGATCAAAGAACTGCTGATTATTGTGAAAAATTTGGTAGAAAAGAATTAGATTTAATTAGAGATAAAACTGGTTTAATAATTAATCCCTATTTTTCAGGAACAAAAGTGAAATGAATTTTGGATAATGTAAAGGGTGCTAGAGAATTAGCTAAGGAAGGCAAGTTAATGTTTGGTACTATTAACACATGGTTAATATATAGACTAACTGGTGGTAAAGTATTTGTTACAGATCATACTAATGCTCAAAGAACATTATTCTATAATATTCATACAAATGATTGAGATGATGAATTACTTGACTTATTTAATGTTCCAAAAAACATGCTACCAGAGATTAAGTCTTGCTCTGAAATTTATGGAGAAACTTTCAAAGGGTTACTTTCAAAAAATGATGAAACTCAATTTAAAATTTGTTCGTCTATTGGTGACCAGCAATCTGCTCTTTTTGGGCAATTATGCTTAAATCCAGGTCAAACAAAAATAACTTATGGAACCGGTTGTTTCATTCTAATGAATACAGGTGAAAACAAGATTATGTCAACTCATGGTTTACTTACAACTATAGGCGTTGCAATTGGTGATAAAATCACTTATGCATTGGAAGGATCTGTAATGGTAGCTGGTGCTGCGGTGCAATGACTAAGAGATAATTTAAGAATTGTTTATAATGCAATTGAGACTGAATGATATGCAGGTCAAGTAAATGATGATAGAAGAATTTATGTTGTTCCTTCATTTACAGGGCTTGGTTCACCTTATTGAGATTCTTACTCACGTGGTGCCATATTTGGTTTGGATAGAGGAACAAAAAGGGAACATATTGTAAGAGCTACTTTAGAAGCCATTGCTTATCAGGCAAATGATGTTATCAGCGCAATGCAAAAAGATATTAAAAGACCATTGGGCGAAATTAAAGTTGATGGAGGGGCAAGTAATAATAAATTTATGATGCAGTTTCAAGCAGACATTAGTAGGTCAAAAGTTATTAAACCAATTAATGTTGAAACTACCGCAATGGGTGCTGCGTACTTAGCAGGATTGGCTGTAGGATATTGAGAAAATATAGATGATATTAAATCTAATTATAAAATTGATTTTGAGCTAACAAGCAAAATTAGTGAAGAGGAATCAAAAAAATTAATTAAAGGTTGAAATAGCGCGGTTCAAAGAACATTTGGGTGAATCAAAGAAATTGAATAA
- a CDS encoding MIP/aquaporin family protein, protein MNWYTLILTELLGTAILIILGNGIVANVVLKGTKGNNAGLVAITIGWAMAVTVGALVANALGGVAHFNPAVTVALAIADKTGNFGLASYNGMAPVGMFFLVIIFQFIGAVIGQLLVNFVYYKHIQKTLISGTIEDKLSVLAMHSTIPTERGKITNFAMEFLGTALLILAILSFGKFNSGAGLPPFYAPVLVGMVILAIGLSLGGTTGYAINPFRDLAPRIVHQLMPLKNKGKSDWSYAWIPVAAPIAAGAIVGLFFLI, encoded by the coding sequence ATGAATTGATATACTTTAATATTAACTGAGCTTTTAGGAACAGCTATTTTAATCATTTTAGGTAATGGTATAGTAGCAAACGTTGTCTTAAAAGGAACGAAGGGGAATAACGCAGGACTTGTCGCAATAACAATTGGGTGAGCAATGGCAGTAACCGTTGGTGCTCTTGTTGCTAATGCTTTAGGTGGCGTTGCACATTTTAATCCAGCAGTTACTGTAGCCCTTGCAATTGCTGACAAAACAGGAAATTTTGGTCTTGCCAGTTATAACGGCATGGCCCCAGTAGGAATGTTTTTCCTTGTTATAATTTTTCAATTTATAGGTGCTGTAATAGGACAGCTATTAGTAAATTTTGTTTATTATAAACATATACAAAAAACTTTAATAAGTGGAACAATTGAAGATAAATTAAGTGTGCTTGCAATGCACTCAACAATTCCAACTGAAAGAGGTAAAATTACAAATTTTGCAATGGAATTTTTAGGAACTGCATTATTGATTTTGGCAATCTTATCATTTGGAAAATTTAATAGCGGTGCAGGATTGCCACCATTTTATGCTCCTGTTTTAGTTGGTATGGTTATTTTAGCAATCGGTTTATCACTAGGAGGAACAACAGGTTATGCTATAAATCCTTTTAGAGATTTAGCTCCAAGAATTGTTCATCAATTAATGCCTTTAAAAAACAAAGGTAAATCTGATTGAAGTTATGCATGAATACCTGTAGCAGCACCAATTGCTGCTGGAGCGATTGTTGGATTATTTTTCTTAATTTAA